CGGGAGATAAAACGCCGTGTGCTACACTCGACAAAGAAAATACCAAGTATTTTCGGGCGTTTACCAAGTGCcacagacactcggcaaaatagCCGAGTCCGGTAGCGAGTGCAAGGCACCGGGAGAGACGGGGGTAGGAAGAGGGTATCCGATTCCCATCAGACGTCGAACCGACCTGATGGTGGGCAGCGGGGGCGTGCGGcgagctgctagctgctgctcccggtGTCGGTTGCGCTCGTCGCATCCAATGTAATCTCGCTTGATCTAGCTCATCCGGCACGCTACTGTGTGGCAGCTCGATTAACAGCGACCTGCTGGTGCCGCTCCAACAGACAGAGATCTTTGAAAGGTTTGTTTAGTtgtcttcaaaatttcaaaattttacaagattttgTCACATTGAATCTTtctacatgcatgaaatattaaatatagataaataaaataactaattactcAGTTTAACTATAATTTGCaagacaaatcttttaagcctaattaattcatgacgggacaataattaccaaatacaaatgaaAATGCTACAGACCCTaaactttatgcatctaaacaaagccTTAGCTTAACAGTGATCCTTTCCAGCACGACCATTGCAGCCTCGCCGAGTCATGCAAAGCAGACGATTGTGGCTTGGCCGCTCAACTCAAGCGGCGCATGTATAGGATTGGATGTACCAGCACCTATACGGCAGTACCATGCTCTTGTACACTGTACACAAATAATCCCCCTTGCCTCTTGGGTCTTGGCAGGCGCACGGACGGGCGAACGGACGCCGTAGGCTTCAGGAGACCAGGACAAGGAGCGAGGCGTTCTTGGCCGCCGCGCAGACGGGGCACGCGTCCGCGCCGGCCTCGCACGTGCGGCACAGGCACAGGTGCCggcacgggagcagcagcacgcgcgcctcgccgccgccgcaggacctGCACGACGGTGGCGAAGAAGCGCCGTcgcccgcggccggcgccggcggcccctcGAAGCAGCACGACCGCGCGTCCTCGGCCCCGCCACCGTCGCCCGCGGCGCCGCTGGTGGGCGGCCGCAGGAGGACCTGGTCGAGCGTGGCGCGGAGGCCCGCGGCGACGGCCTCGTGGCTCCTGGCGACGCCCATCCACGCCTGGCACTCGGCGCCCATCTGCCGGGCcttctcctccagctccgcgTTGCGCCGGAGCGCGCGCTCCAGctcggcctccgccgcgcgcgcgcgccccaccgccgcccgccccgcggCGGCCAGCAGCGCCCGGGCATGCCTCCGCCGCGCCTCTTCCAGCGCCACCCGCATCCGCTCGCTCTGCGCCACACCGATCCCAACCATACCAAATCAGACGCTGTTCCACAAACCCACACATCGAATCCACAAGCCGGTTCGTCCCGATCGATCACGGGCACGTACCTCGAGCCGTATGAGCGCGTCGATCTCCCCGCCCTGGTGGCAGAGCGAGAGGGTTGCGCCACCGCCATGGGCCACCGCACTGCAGCTGGTGGACGCCGCGCCGGAgcccgccgccctgctccgagTGTCGTCTCCGGTCGCCCCTGGCACCGGCAGCGGCGCCAGCCCCTGCATCCCCGCCGGGGGCAGAACCACGCGCCGATCCTCCAAGTCCAAGAAACCCCCCGCGTCAGCCACGCGCGCCCGCTTCCTCGGCGCGAAGCCGTGGTTGCTGGTGAGCACGCTGCCGGAGAAGCCGCTGAGCACCATCGTGTCCGCgatccccgccggcgccgttgGTGGCACGCACCCGGCGGCGTACTCGTCCAGGAACAGGGAGCCACCCACCGGCGGGAAGTCGTGGGAGAGGTGTCGCGCCTGCACGGCCATGGCAAACGCGACGGGGAAGGCGAGGAAGGGATTGaagtggagggagggagaggcagAGCCTGAGTGGAAGTGTGGGCGTGGCGGTTATATATACATCCACGGTTTGGAAAGGCCATGACCATGACTTGGGCGTGGGTGGGAGGTTCGGGaaggcacggcggcggggggcgTTGGGAGCGCAGCAAAAGCGGGACTGGAGGTGTGGAACGAAAGGTAACGGACGTTGCATGACGGCGCTTTGATATATTCATGTTGGTTCCTTTCCTAGGTTTGGTGTCGTATTGGGTTTTCGCTCGGTTTTTCATAATTAACTGAGCATTGTATGGTTTGGTCTCGTTTCTCTTAATATGAGGCACATTCTTCTTATATGATATGACAGTGCTTCTActtttaatttaaaaaaacaccGTTCTAT
This sequence is a window from Panicum virgatum strain AP13 chromosome 7K, P.virgatum_v5, whole genome shotgun sequence. Protein-coding genes within it:
- the LOC120640848 gene encoding probable BOI-related E3 ubiquitin-protein ligase 3 yields the protein MAVQARHLSHDFPPVGGSLFLDEYAAGCVPPTAPAGIADTMVLSGFSGSVLTSNHGFAPRKRARVADAGGFLDLEDRRVVLPPAGMQGLAPLPVPGATGDDTRSRAAGSGAASTSCSAVAHGGGATLSLCHQGGEIDALIRLESERMRVALEEARRRHARALLAAAGRAAVGRARAAEAELERALRRNAELEEKARQMGAECQAWMGVARSHEAVAAGLRATLDQVLLRPPTSGAAGDGGGAEDARSCCFEGPPAPAAGDGASSPPSCRSCGGGEARVLLLPCRHLCLCRTCEAGADACPVCAAAKNASLLVLVS